DNA sequence from the Nakaseomyces glabratus chromosome E, complete sequence genome:
CTCATCCGCCAGAGACCCCAGCAGCTTGTCCACCCTCTTGTTCAGGAACGAGTACATGCCCACCTGCGCCTCCAGGTTCTTGATGTCCTGGTTCCGCTTGAACCGCTGCTCGTGGATGCTCTGCTGCTTCCACTTGATGAACGACTTCTTGTCCACATTCGGATGCACCTCCACATCAGAGTCGTCACTCAGCTCGATCTTGTCCCACTTAGAGTAATCAATAGCCATCTCTCAACGCCCGCTTAGCCAATGCACCCAGACCAGTACAATTACAGTCAGTACAACTATTTAATGCTCAATACAACTATTATAGCCAACATTCCTTTGAGCTGAAGGGAACTTGAACCCTAGGGGAACCCTAAACAAAACCCTAGGGTTTCTCACTCTATACAAGATGCTCATCGATGGTATTTAATGGTATTCAATGGCATTTATTGGTATTTATTGGTCTTTTATTGGTATATTATGGCATCTATAATGCCCCTCGGTGGGTTATAAAggctatatatatataggtGCCTGGGAGGCTACCTGTAGAAGTCGGGCCGTCCGATGTTGAGGCCGTACTCTGCCACTGCGCTGCTGAGGTCATTCACCGTGAGCACCACTTTGGAGGCGCTGTTCTTCTCCatctgctgctgctgctgctgcgTGAGCTGGCTCTGCTGGCCGTTCATCAGCTGTCTGGCCTTGGTTTGCCCGTTGTTGGCGTTCTGCACCGCGACGTTCGACCGTATCCGCGAGTACTCGTATGCGTCGCTGGCTATGTCGCTGACGAACTTCTGCGTCGCCAGCGCGAGCAGGCGCTTCACCCTGATGTCTGCGCACTCGAACCCGTTCTTCGTCAGGTAGTAGTCTATCACCGCATCAGGTATGATCGGCGGGTTCTCCTTCATCATGTCCAGCACTTCCCCGAGAGTCTTGTCTTTCCTCGTGAACTCCGGCAGCTGGAACAGCTTGCCAGTGCCATCGTCTATATACGCCTTCTCCTCCGCGTTGCCCGCGTTGCCCTCGCTGGGCTCTGCATCtgcaccagcaccagcaccagcatCTCCACCTGTACCTGCCGCAGCCTCTGCCCGCCCAAACAGCGCAGCGTTGTCCACCGGCATCTCGTCCTCGTTGTCGTCGAACTCGTCCAGCACTTCGTCCTCCTTCATGTCCACATCCTTGTCCACATCCATCTTTGTAACTGCCTCTGCTACGTACTTGGCTCTGATGCTAAGTACCTGTAATTCCTCACTGTGCTCTTTATAACACTTCAAAGCTCTCAAATTCACAgattttttggtttcttgGAGCGAAGTGACAAAAGACAAAGGGGACTTTCATTCTGGGCTCGGATCAGCTCGGATCAGCACGAATAACACAGCAAGGCAGTCGCTGGACGGTTAAGTGAAGGCGCTAACTAGACTCTGCTGCTTATTCTGAACAGTTGAGCGTTTCCCCCGTCGAATTTGGCCCTAGGAATTGCATAGAGCACAGACATAGAGAATGGCATTCCAAGTGGACGAGCACAAGCTGCTCGAGATGTACAACTTGAACGAGCTGAACCCTGCGGACAGTGTCGACAACGACTGGCAGCGTGTGTCGACGATACAGTATGACCTGGGTGCGTGGCAGGACAGCGGCAAGATGTTGGAGGAGAGGCCCTATGCGTTGCTGTCTGACCTGATAGCGCAGCAGAAAGGCGCGAGCCAAGGCA
Encoded proteins:
- the TAF10 gene encoding Taf10p (CAGL0E00935g~Ortholog(s) have chromatin binding, protein complex scaffold activity and role in RNA polymerase II transcriptional preinitiation complex assembly, histone acetylation), whose protein sequence is MDVDKDVDMKEDEVLDEFDDNEDEMPVDNAALFGRAEAAAGTGGDAGAGAGADAEPSEGNAGNAEEKAYIDDGTGKLFQLPEFTRKDKTLGEVLDMMKENPPIIPDAVIDYYLTKNGFECADIRVKRLLALATQKFVSDIASDAYEYSRIRSNVAVQNANNGQTKARQLMNGQQSQLTQQQQQQMEKNSASKVVLTVNDLSSAVAEYGLNIGRPDFYR